The proteins below are encoded in one region of Oncorhynchus nerka isolate Pitt River linkage group LG15, Oner_Uvic_2.0, whole genome shotgun sequence:
- the LOC115143731 gene encoding guanylin-like gives MKTILSIALMVLALCLVSEAQAVKVQEGDFYFSLESVKKLQELTAEGSNVNMMQNPRLTSSSFASVCANPSLPQEFMPLCMKRGASMSLSRLAAVPMDICEICAFAACTGC, from the exons ATGAAGACCATTCTCTCCATTGCTCTCATGGTCCTGGCTCTTTGTCTGGTGTCTGAAGCCCAAGCTGTCAAAGTACAG GAGGGAGACTTTTATTTCTCACTGGAATCAGTGAAGAAGCTCCAAGAACTGACAGCAGAGGGCAGCAATGTAAACATGATGCAGAATCCTCGTCTCACCAGCAGCAGCTTTGCTTCTGTCTGTGCTAACCCTTCCCTGCCACAGGAGTTCATGCCCCTTTGCATGAAGAGAGGGGCAAGTATGTCCCTCTCAAGACTAG CTGCTGTGCCTATGGACATCTGTGAGATCTGTGCCTTTGCTGCCTGTACAGGCTGTTAG